The Chitinophaga lutea genome contains the following window.
ATCGAGTAGTTTGATCTGGAGGCGGCCGTTTTTGGCGGGGGCACTCATCCATACATCGAGGCTGAAAACACCGTTGGCATAGGTGCTGTCCAAACCGGCTTTCACAAAAAAGTCGTGCACGGCCACTTTGGGCCGGGCGATCAATTGCACGCTGCGTTCGATGCCGCTGAGTTTCCACATGTCCTGCCCCTCGAGGTAGGTGGCATCACTAAACCGGAATACCTGCACGGAAACCGTGTTCTCCCCTTTCCGGAGGTAGCGGGTAACATCGAACTCCACGGCGGTTTTGCTGTCTTTGCTCAGGCCCACGTACTGCCCGTTGACCCAGCAGTAAAAAAATGAATTCACCGCACCGAAGCGCAACCGCACCTCCCTGCCGTCCCATCCCGCCGGCACCGTAAAACTGCGGCGGTAGGAACCGACCGGATTATCATCCTGCGGCGGGAAAGGAGGATTCACCGGGATGGGGTATTCCACATCCGTGAATATGAACCGGTCGAATCCTTCTGTTTGCCAGTGGGCGGGCACTTTGATATCGTTCCATTGGCTCACGTCGTACCGGTCGAGGTAAAAATCAACGGGCCGTGCGGCCGGCGAAGGGGAGAGCCTGAATTTCCACATGCCGTCGAGCAGCAAAGCGTAAGGCGAAGGCGATTGCGCGAGCGCCGCGGCTTCCGACACGGCGGGTACAAAAGACGCGTGCGGCGCCAGGGCGTTTTCCGTTTGAATGCCGGGGTGCTGCCACGGGGGTTGGGTTTGTTGCGAACGGGCGGTCAAAACATTCAGCCATACCAACAGGCCAATCATCAATCCGGTGTATCTCATTCAGGTCCGTGCTTGTCGTGAAAAAATTATCGCGCCGGCATGCGGCTGCACGCCGGCGCGATCGCTTAGTACAAATTGTTCTGTTTCAACAACGGGTTTACGTTGATTTCTTTCAATGGTATAGGGAATCTGATGTGTTTGTCTTCCACATAATTGTTCGCAGAAGGTTTACCATGCGCCGTCAGCAGGGCTTTCACCGGTTGTTTGGCAGTGGCGCCACGGCCCCAGCGCACCAGGTCGAACCAGCGGATGCCCCACTCCATGGCCAGCTCTACCGGCCTTTCATGGTTGCGGATCTGTTCGCGCAGCTGGTCTTTGTTGAGGCCGGCGATGGGTTTGGCATGACTGCGGTTGCGCACTTCGTTCACAAAGCCGGTGGCTTCCACCGTTTTGCCGTTTTCGTTGGCGGCTTCCGCCAGCATCAGCAGCACGTCCGCATATCGGATCACGGAAATATTGGTGCCCACATAAGCGCCGCCGCGGTCGTTCGGGTAAGCGTATTTATTGAAGAATGCGGGCCGCGACAGTTTGGACGCCACATCCGCATAAGGCACCAGCGTAGCGGGAATGTTCAGGTCCCACATTTTCGAAGCGGGGTCGTTGAAGAAGATGCTGCCGTACACCCGGTCGCTGTAGCCGCCACCGGCGGTTTTGTCGTTCTTCATCGTTGTCACCAGCCAGTCGGAGGGGTAATAGATCTCCCAGCCGTCGAGCGCATAAGGCCTTACTTCGAAATTGAAAGGATGCCTTTCGTCAGACACGGCACGGTCGCCGCTGAACTGCACTTCAAACACCGACTCGGGGCCGTTTTCTTTCGTGCCGTTGAAGTTGTCGATGTAGTTGGCGTTGAGCGTATACTGACCATAGATCTCCATGAATTTCGCTTCGGCCAGCGCCCATTTTTCGCGGAACAGGTAAACCTTGCCCAGCAATGCTTTGGCGGCGCCTTTGGTAGCGCGGCCTTTATAGGTGTCCGGGTACGCCGCCGGTAATACACCTTCGGCTTCGGTAAGGTCTTTTTCGATCTGCGTCCACACGTCGGCCGCAGCCGCCTGGGCTACCTGGAGTTTGGTGAGATCTTTTTCGAACTTCAGCACCAGCGGTACATTTTCAAAACCATTCACGAGCACGAAA
Protein-coding sequences here:
- a CDS encoding RagB/SusD family nutrient uptake outer membrane protein; the encoded protein is MRLKIAVLFLLSATLLTACSDKFLELDDKQNLTENTFWTTRQHALQGITATYAALQGHDGSKWTFFEEVYITMAFKADDVDNNKNEPYGKNLAAFVNSPDESGPWNLWATCYAGIGRANQVIEKVPGITVMTEQERNEIVAEAKFLRAYNYFVLVNGFENVPLVLKFEKDLTKLQVAQAAAADVWTQIEKDLTEAEGVLPAAYPDTYKGRATKGAAKALLGKVYLFREKWALAEAKFMEIYGQYTLNANYIDNFNGTKENGPESVFEVQFSGDRAVSDERHPFNFEVRPYALDGWEIYYPSDWLVTTMKNDKTAGGGYSDRVYGSIFFNDPASKMWDLNIPATLVPYADVASKLSRPAFFNKYAYPNDRGGAYVGTNISVIRYADVLLMLAEAANENGKTVEATGFVNEVRNRSHAKPIAGLNKDQLREQIRNHERPVELAMEWGIRWFDLVRWGRGATAKQPVKALLTAHGKPSANNYVEDKHIRFPIPLKEINVNPLLKQNNLY